The region CGCGGGCGCCGTCCTGCGCGGCGCTGGCCTCGATCGCGGCGAGCACCCGCTGCACGGCGAGCCCGTCCTCGAACGACGGCGTCGGCTCCTGCCCCGCGGCCAGCGCGGCGAGGAAGTCGGACGCCTGGTGGGTGAACGTAGCGTCCCAGCCCAGCACGTGTCCCGGCGGCCACCAGCCGTCGATGTAGGGATCGCCCGGCTCGGTGACGAGCACGCGGCTGAACGCGTCGGCCCCGTCGAGGCACACGTCGAGGTGGTTGAGCCGCTCGAGGTCGAAGCGGATCGCGCCGGTGCTGCCGTAGACCTCGATGCCCAGCGCGTTCTTGCGCGAGGTCGCCATCCGGGTGACCTCGAGGCTGACCACGGCTCCTCCGGACGTCCGCATCGTCGTCCAGGCGGCGTCGTCGACGGTCACCTCCTCGGGACCCGACGCCCCGGCGCGCTGGGTCACGAACGTCTCGGTCAGCGCGTTGACCCCGGTGATCTCCTGGCCGAGCAGGAACCGCACCTGGTCGACCGCGTGCGAGGCGAGGTCGCCCAGCGCACCCGACCCCGCGAGCTCGCGCCGCAGCCGCCACGTCATCGGCGCGGCCTCGTCGGCGAGCCAGTCCTGGAGGTAGGCGATGCGCACCTGGCGCACGTCGCCGATGCGGCCGGCCGCGACGTGCTGGCGGGCCGCCGCCAGCGCGGGCACGCGCCGGTAGTTGAAGCCGACCATCGAGTGCACGCCGCGCTCGCGGGCGGCCTGCGCGGTGGCGACCATCTTCTCCGCCTCGGCCATCGTGTTGGCCAGCGGCTTCTCGGCGATCACGTGCTTGCCCGCCTCGAGCGCCGCGATCGCGACCTCGGCGTGGAGGTGCCCGGGGACGCAGACGTCGACGACGTCGATGTCGTCACGCTCGAGCACGGCGTGCCAGTCGGTGGCCGACTCGGCCCAGCCGTACTGCGCGGCCGCCACCGTGACCGCGTCCGGGTCCCGACCGACCAGCACCTGCTGGCGTACGCCGGGTGCGCCGGGGTGCAGGGCAGCGACGTTGCGCCAGGCGTGGGAGTGGGCCTTGCCCATGAAGGCGTAGCCGATGACGGCGACGCCCAGCTCACGGCTGGCACTCGGGTTGGCCTGTGTGGTCACGTCGTTCTCCTTGCTGGGAGCGAGCGGAGGAAGGCCAGGCCGTCACGGGCCAGGTCGTCCTGTGTGGGCGCCAGCGGCCGCCAGATGGAGGCGGCGGTGGCGATGGAGGCGTTGTCGGCGGTGAAGCTCTCGATCACGAGGGGGCCGCCGTAGCCCACCTCGTCGAGCGCTGCCACGAGGGCCGGCCAGTCGGTCTGGTCGCCACCCGGCGCACCGCGGTCGCTGCCGCAGACCTGGACGTGGACCAGGTGCTCGCCGGCGGCGCGGACCGCGTCGGCGCTCGAGCGCTCCTCGATGTTGAGGTGGTAGGTGTCCAGCGCGAGCCCGAGGCCCTCGCCGAGCAGCGGACCGAGCGCGGTCAGGGCCTGGTCGACGGTGTTGACCAGGGAGGTCTCGTAGCGGTTGAGCGGCTCGACGCCGAGCCGCACGCCGCGGGCGACCGCGTGGTCGACGACAGGCGCGAGGTGCGTGCGCAGCGTGTCGTACGCCGCCTCCCGCTCCCGCGCGTCCATCCGCCAGACCCGACCGGTGGCGGCGTAGAACGGCCCGCAGACCGAGCGGGCGCCGATGCCTGCGGCGAGGTCGATGCAGGCCCGCAGGTAGTCCTGGGTGTCGCCGACGCAGCTCTCGTCGACGAGGTCGCGACCCGGCGCCATCGCGCCGACGACGTACGGCACCAGGCCGGTGGCCGCGAGCGACTCGGAGAGCACCGGGACGCTCAGGTCACCGGGGTCCTCCAGCGGCAGCTCGACGGCGTCGAAGCCCATGCCGGCGATCCGTCGCAGCAGGTCTGGAGCGCTCGCGTCGGTGAGGGGCGAGGTCCAGACCCACGTGTTGACGCCGAGCTCGCGCATGCGGTGGCCGTCCTTCCTGGGTGGGGCCGGGAGGCGTGTGTGGGACGAGGGGTGGGGCGAGGGATGTCGGTGGGCCGGGCTCGGGACCCGGCCCACCGACGGTGCCTCAGTGCCGGATCAGGGGATCTGGCGGTCCTGCCAGGCCTCGGGGTAGCCCGGCAGGTTCTCCCCACCGAACTTGGCGTAGTGGCCGTCGGGCATGCCCTCGTTGGCCTCGAGGTAGTCGGCCCGCTCGTCCTCGGTGATCGGCACCTGCGGCAGGACCCACTCCTTCGGGACCTCCTCGCCGGCGAAGATCTTCTGGAGCGCGAGGAGCGGGGTGCGCCACTGGAAGTTCGAGTAGACGGGCGCGAGGCCGGTCAGTCCGGTCTCCTCCCACTTGCGCAGGAAGGTCATCTCGTCCTCACCGGTCATGACCGGGTAGTCGGCGCCGGCGTCCTCGAACGCCTCGATGGCGGCGACGGCACCGTCACCGGCGTCCATCCAGACGCCCTGGACCTCGCCCTTGGCGAGCTCGTCGGTGATGATCTTCTTGATCTCGGTCGGGTCGGCCCCGGTGAAGTAGTCGACCGCCTCGATGCCCGCCTCGTCGAAGAGCTTCTCGGCGCCGGCCCAGCGCTGCTCGAGCACGTCGACGCCGGGCAGGATGCGCAGCGCGACGACCTTGTCGCCCTCCTCGAGGTTGTCGATGAGGAACTCGGCGGTGTCGATGCCCCACGCGAAGCCACCGATCGGGTGGATGAACGAGGTGGCGCAGTCGGTCTGCACGCCGCGGTCGAAGACCACGACGGGCTTGCCGGTCTCGCACGCCCGCTCGACCGCGTCCGTCATGGCGGCGGTGGAGTTCGGCGAGATGATGAAGGCGTCGCAGTTGCCCTCGGAGATGAAGTAGTCGATGTCGGCGATCTGGGTGTTGTCGTCGTCGCCGGCGTCGCGGGTCTCCATCTCGGAGATGACGCCCTCGTCCTGGAGTGCCTCGAGCTGCTGGTTCATGGTGATCCAGCCGGTCTGGCGCCACGGGTTCGAGATCGAGGCGTTGGCGAAGCACGCCTTCTTCTCACCGGTGGACTTGTACTCCGAGGTGTCGGTCATCTCGCCGTCGATGTACTGCAGGTACGGCTCCTCGGGGTCGCCCTCGAAGGTGGCCGAGCGCTGGTCGAACTGCTCGTCGTAGACGGCCTGGTCGAACCACTCCACCTCCTCGGTGGGGCTCTCCTCGGCGGCCGGGGACTCCTCGGTCCCGGCCGACTCCGAGGTGTCGTCGGTCCCGGTCCCGGACGTCGGGTCCTCGGTGCTGCAGGAGGTGGCGAACACCCCCAGCAACAGTGCCGAGGCGATGGCCATCGGCGCGCGGTGGGTCAATCGGCGCATCAGTTTTCTCCTGGTTCGGTGCCCGGGCGGGCAGGGGTGGGTGATGGTGCTGCTGACTGGTTCGATGTGGCTCGGGTGGGACGGCGGCCGAACGACCAGGCGCGGGCGGCCAGGGCGACGGCGAGGATGATGATCAGTCCCTGGACGGTGTTCCTCCAGGTGGACTCGACCTCCTGGAAGTTCAGGAACGAGAAGAGCAGCTCGAGCGCGAAGGCTCCTGCGGCGGCGGAGAGCACCCAGCCGCGGCCGCCACCGAGGACGACACCGCCGAGGACCACGGCGGTGATCGCCTGGAACTCGTAGCCGGAGCCGACCGACGGGTGCACGCCGGCGTACCCGACGAGCAGGATCCCGGCGATCGTCGCGGAGAGCGAGGAGAGCATGAAGGCGCGGGTCTTGACCCACCACACGTGCGCTCCGGCGAGGCCGGCGGCGTCGGGGTTGTCACCGGTCGCGATGAGCGTGCGACCGAAGGGCGACCGCATCAGCAGGACCGAGGCCACGGCGACCGCGGCCAGGATGATGACGGGGTACGGGATGATGTCGAGGACGGGCACGTCCTCGATGCCGCCGCGGCCGATCTGGCGGAAGCTGTCGACCGGGTTGCCGGTGGCGGCGCCACCGGTCAGGTAGCGCACGAGGCCGCCGAGCGCGAGCATCGTGCCGAGCGTGACGATGAAGCTCGGCACCCGCAGCAGCGTCGTGGCCAGCCCGTTGACGACCCCGATCGCGGCGCCGACGACGAGCATCAGCACGAGCGCGGGGAGCACCCGGCTCTCGTCGTCGCCGATGTAGTTGCCCGCGATGACGACCTGGGTCGCGATGACCGCGCCCATCGACAGGTCGAACTCGCCGGAGACGATCACGTAGTACTGGCCCATCGCGGCGATGGCGATCGGCGCGGTGCGGCCGACGAAGCGGATCAGCTGCGGCGGCTCGCCGAAGTAGGGGTTGACCACGATCACGGCGACGAACAGCACGGCGGCGAGGATGAACACCGCCCCGCCCGGCGTCACGGCCCCGCGCAGCACGCGCTGGACGAACGTGCCCTCGGTGAGCA is a window of Nocardioides oleivorans DNA encoding:
- a CDS encoding Gfo/Idh/MocA family protein, with product MTTQANPSASRELGVAVIGYAFMGKAHSHAWRNVAALHPGAPGVRQQVLVGRDPDAVTVAAAQYGWAESATDWHAVLERDDIDVVDVCVPGHLHAEVAIAALEAGKHVIAEKPLANTMAEAEKMVATAQAARERGVHSMVGFNYRRVPALAAARQHVAAGRIGDVRQVRIAYLQDWLADEAAPMTWRLRRELAGSGALGDLASHAVDQVRFLLGQEITGVNALTETFVTQRAGASGPEEVTVDDAAWTTMRTSGGAVVSLEVTRMATSRKNALGIEVYGSTGAIRFDLERLNHLDVCLDGADAFSRVLVTEPGDPYIDGWWPPGHVLGWDATFTHQASDFLAALAAGQEPTPSFEDGLAVQRVLAAIEASAAQDGARVGVEQI
- a CDS encoding sugar phosphate isomerase/epimerase family protein; translation: MRELGVNTWVWTSPLTDASAPDLLRRIAGMGFDAVELPLEDPGDLSVPVLSESLAATGLVPYVVGAMAPGRDLVDESCVGDTQDYLRACIDLAAGIGARSVCGPFYAATGRVWRMDAREREAAYDTLRTHLAPVVDHAVARGVRLGVEPLNRYETSLVNTVDQALTALGPLLGEGLGLALDTYHLNIEERSSADAVRAAGEHLVHVQVCGSDRGAPGGDQTDWPALVAALDEVGYGGPLVIESFTADNASIATAASIWRPLAPTQDDLARDGLAFLRSLPARRTT
- a CDS encoding substrate-binding domain-containing protein — its product is MRRLTHRAPMAIASALLLGVFATSCSTEDPTSGTGTDDTSESAGTEESPAAEESPTEEVEWFDQAVYDEQFDQRSATFEGDPEEPYLQYIDGEMTDTSEYKSTGEKKACFANASISNPWRQTGWITMNQQLEALQDEGVISEMETRDAGDDDNTQIADIDYFISEGNCDAFIISPNSTAAMTDAVERACETGKPVVVFDRGVQTDCATSFIHPIGGFAWGIDTAEFLIDNLEEGDKVVALRILPGVDVLEQRWAGAEKLFDEAGIEAVDYFTGADPTEIKKIITDELAKGEVQGVWMDAGDGAVAAIEAFEDAGADYPVMTGEDEMTFLRKWEETGLTGLAPVYSNFQWRTPLLALQKIFAGEEVPKEWVLPQVPITEDERADYLEANEGMPDGHYAKFGGENLPGYPEAWQDRQIP
- a CDS encoding ABC transporter permease, which produces MSADATTSPSSTAGRALLLTEGTFVQRVLRGAVTPGGAVFILAAVLFVAVIVVNPYFGEPPQLIRFVGRTAPIAIAAMGQYYVIVSGEFDLSMGAVIATQVVIAGNYIGDDESRVLPALVLMLVVGAAIGVVNGLATTLLRVPSFIVTLGTMLALGGLVRYLTGGAATGNPVDSFRQIGRGGIEDVPVLDIIPYPVIILAAVAVASVLLMRSPFGRTLIATGDNPDAAGLAGAHVWWVKTRAFMLSSLSATIAGILLVGYAGVHPSVGSGYEFQAITAVVLGGVVLGGGRGWVLSAAAGAFALELLFSFLNFQEVESTWRNTVQGLIIILAVALAARAWSFGRRPTRATSNQSAAPSPTPARPGTEPGEN